GGACATTTACGGGTCTCTTCGGGTTCGGGTACGAATTTTTGGACCCGTGAAGACCTCTACTAGAAATAGTCGCACTGGGCCATGATGTACCATGATGCCTACAGAATCAGTTGATACTCACAGCAACAGCACAGCCCCCTGGAATTTTCAGCCCATTTATAACCATGTCCTCATGTAGCCAGCGATTGGTTCCTGGAGCAGTTGGGTACAGACGCAATGTTTCCTTCAACACCTACAGCATTGAGTCAAAAACACAAAGAGCATTTAAAGAAATCGATACAAAACCATTTGTGCTTGTAGCATGTCAAAGAACATTTCTGTAGACCACCCTGAGACAAGTAAGTGAATTTTCCAAGGTCCTCATATGAAATGTCTCTTTTTGTCCCAAGGATTTCATCCACCTCTGCTTTAGCCCTGGGAAAGAAAATAAACTATAAAGCATTGTAAAACAGGGCTGATGGAATATGTTCATTTCCAATAAGTGTTTTACCATTTATATATCTCAGGATGTCTCCCTAATTCCATAATTGCAAATGAAAGCTGATTGGCGGTCGTCTCTTGCCCTGCAACAGAATCAAACGATATGTATAACTGCAAGGGTTTATGAACAAAAAAATATCAAACAAAGCCACAACTCACCAGCAATGAAGAAAGTcacaaaattgtccaacatctgCTCATGATCTTTTTCATTATTAACATTTTCCTCCTCTAAAGCAAAAAAATAGAGAAGAAAATTatttggagaaaatgagatgggagtttctcgacagacctagacaagacaagcatttgaggtttaaaagtatatcatttttttgtttaaaaaaataactgattgtttcactagataagacccttattccttgggatcgtttagagccctttgaagctttttggaagttcaaagtcgcaggcaccatagaactccactatatggggataattccttaaatgttttcctcaaaaaacacaatttcttttcgaatgaagaaagacaaacatcttggatgataacaagtacattatctgtacatttttgctctggaagtgaactcattTAACTTAAGCCATTTTCTATCAAGTTTGCACTGTGTTATAATTGCTGATCTATGTTTACATGTGTTAGATGGATGTCTTTAGCTCTCAAGTTGCATCTTGCACCATATGAGCTGCATTAAAACAACGTCAAGTAAAAAGTTTTTCCACAGTTCCCAAtagtttttaaatgtgttttaacacTGAGGTAATCTGTTCCTTCCAGTTGCTGTTTAACTTGTATATGAACTATAATTACTTAACTGCTTTAATAATCACTACACTGTTATAGGTTTAAATGTAGTACAGCATGATTAAATGGTTAATTTGGAAaagacatttaattaaataattaattgcaATTTTTAAATTTGCACAATTTTGCAGACAATTTAAGTATTATAACCATTTAATGTCTGAGCCATTTAAGAGCCACATACCTGCcgttttgaggatttgtgtgagAATGTCTTTGGGCACGTTTTCTCCATTTTCTATTGCTGTCTTCCTGTCTTGTATCCATTTCTCTCCCGTTTTACGCAGGAGTTCAACTGCATCTTTAATTTGCTGCACAGTCTTCCAATTCTTGGGAAAAAGCTGAGGGAAAAAAAGGATTATATAGCATTAACCCCAGTACTTTGGAGTACCTTTAGATAAATTATCTTACCGCAAAGAATGGGTCTCTGACATCGTACACCATGCCCTTTAAACAAAGCTCAACTGCATTCTGGAAGGGGCTGTCAGTTTGCttcaaaaaatttaaatcaacaCCGAAAGCCACCTGTGGATGAAAACATAAGTATGGACTAAGAGCTAATTTGACCTTCCTTGTATTAGACCTTCCTTTGAATAAGTGGGAAGTATGAAACCTTGCAAATGACGTCAAGTGTGACACAGTTGACCAGGTCATGCATGATGACAGGTGTTTTTGTGTCGGCTATTTCCTTCAGATGGTCCATCAGGCGCTCAGACATCTCGTTAAAAGTGCCCATCAAGCCTCGTAAGTATCTGACGGATAAAATAGAATCAGCTAAGATGCATTTCTATCTGACTTTAGTATATCAGAGATGTTCTGTATTGACTCACGTGCTGCTAAAGGCTGGATCCATGATGCGACGCTGCCTGTACCATACatcatgatccacagctgttattAGCCCGTTTCCCAAGAACCTGAGATTgagtttgttttcttttaattcaGCTAATTCATGACATGTATGTAGTGACATGTATTAGTTACCATTATTTGTTTATAAAccttgattttattattattttaatcacaACAGGTTAAATTTGACCATATGAAATGGTTAGATGAATTTTCTTTTCTATTGCCTATTGTCATATTTCT
The window above is part of the Garra rufa chromosome 13, GarRuf1.0, whole genome shotgun sequence genome. Proteins encoded here:
- the cyp46a1.2 gene encoding cytochrome P450 46A1.2; protein product: MILEWVSFIVCYLLAAVFCAFLAYCLYVHHVHQKYDHIPGPPRDNFLLGHTPTFSRTLNSDSVVHDLFVQWGEKYGPVYRINSFHYVVIAVHCPEATKTILMSPKYLKDPLVYKRLFKLFGKRFLGNGLITAVDHDVWYRQRRIMDPAFSSTYLRGLMGTFNEMSERLMDHLKEIADTKTPVIMHDLVNCVTLDVICKVAFGVDLNFLKQTDSPFQNAVELCLKGMVYDVRDPFFALFPKNWKTVQQIKDAVELLRKTGEKWIQDRKTAIENGENVPKDILTQILKTAEEENVNNEKDHEQMLDNFVTFFIAGQETTANQLSFAIMELGRHPEIYKWAKAEVDEILGTKRDISYEDLGKFTYLSQVLKETLRLYPTAPGTNRWLHEDMVINGLKIPGGCAVAFSSYVSQRMDMYFKDPLKFDPERFDVNAPKPYFCYYPFALGPRTCLGQVFSQMEAKVVLAKLLQRFEFSLVPGQSFDIKDTGTLRPKSGVICYIKECS